The following proteins are co-located in the Candida dubliniensis CD36 chromosome 3, complete sequence genome:
- a CDS encoding fumarate hydratase, mitochondrial precursor, putative (Similar to S. cerevisiae FUM1;~In S. cerevisiae: converts fumaric acid to L-malic acid in the TCA cycle; cytosolic and mitochondrial localization determined by the N-terminal mitochondrial targeting sequence and protein conformation): MLRLSRNFKAVAPLRTFTTSTVNFQNTRIESDAFGEIEVPTDKYYGAQTARSKSNFKIGGEAARMPIPVVRAFGILKKSAAKVNEELGALDPKLSAAIQQAATEVAEGKLDDHFPLVVFQTGSGTQSNMNANEVISNRAIEILGGQLGSKKPVHPNDHCNMSQSSNDTFPTVMHIAAVTEINNSLIPELTKLRDSLQAKADEFKDIIKIGRTHLQDATPLTLGQEFSGYVQQLTNGIERVEKSLPNLLYLAQGGTAVGTGLNTRKGWDSKVAEEVSRLTGFPFKTAPNKFEALAAHDAIVEASGALNTVAASLFKIANDIRYLGSGPRCGYGELSLPSNEPGSSIMPGKVNPTQNEALTMVATQVFGNNAAITFAGASGQFELNVFKPVMIANLLSSIRLIADGAASFRVHCVDGIEANTDKIDKLLHESLMLVTALNPKIGYDAASKVAKNAHKKGITLKESCLELGALSSEEFDQWVRPENMIGPKD; this comes from the coding sequence ATGTTAAGATTATCAAGAAACTTTAAAGCTGTTGCTCCTTTAAGAACTTTTACCACCTCCACTgtcaattttcaaaacacaagaattgaatcaGATGCTTTTGGTGAGATCGAGGTGCCAACTGACAAATACTATGGTGCACAAACAGCCAGATCTAAGCTGAACTTCAAGATTGGTGGTGAAGCAGCACGTATGCCAATCCCAGTTGTCAGAGCTTTTGgtattttaaaaaagtCTGCTGCCAAAGTTAACGAAGAGCTTGGTGCTTTGGATCCAAAATTATCAGCTGCTATTCAACAAGCTGCCACTGAAGTTGCTGAAGGTAAATTGGACGACCACTTCCCATTGGTTGTTTTCCAAACTGGGTCTGGTACTCAATCAAACATGAATGCCAATGAAGTCATTTCAAATAGAGCTATTGAGATTTTGGGCGGTCAATTGGGATCAAAAAAACCAGTGCACCCAAATGACCACTGTAACATGTCACAATCGTCCAATGATACTTTCCCAACTGTTATGCACATTGCTGCTGTAACTGAAATTAACAACTCATTGATTCCAGAATTGACCAAGTTACGTGACTCTTTGCAGGCTAAAGCTGACGAGTTCAAGGACATTATCAAGATTGGTAGAACCCATTTACAAGATGCCACTCCATTGACTTTGGGCCAAGAGTTTTCTGGTTACGTCCAACAATTGACCAATGGTATCGAGAGAGTGGAAAAATCCTTGCCAAACTTGTTGTATTTGGCCCAAGGGGGTACTGCTGTTGGTACTGGATTGAACACCAGAAAAGGTTGGGATTCTAAAGTTGCCGAAGAAGTTTCTAGATTGACTGGTTTCCCATTCAAAACAGCTCCAAATAAGTTTGAAGCATTGGCTGCCCATGACGCTATTGTTGAAGCTTCTGGTGCTTTGAACACAGTTGCTGCTTCATTGTTCAAGATCGCCAATGATATTAGATACTTGGGATCAGGTCCAAGATGTGGGTATGGTGAATTATCCTTGCCATCAAATGAGCCAGGTTCTTCGATTATGCCTGGTAAGGTCAACCCAACCCAAAATGAAGCTTTGACCATGGTTGCCACTCAAGTTTTCGGTAACAATGCTGCTATTACCTTTGCTGGTGCATCAGGtcaatttgaattgaatgtTTTCAAACCAGTCATGATCGCTAATTTGTTATCCTCAATTAGATTGATTGCCGATGGTGCTGCTTCCTTCAGAGTGCACTGTGTCGATGGTATTGAAGCTAACACTGACAAGATTGACAAGTTATTGCATGAATCATTGATGTTGGTTACTGCATTGAACCCAAAGATTGGTTACGATGCTGCTTCCAAGGTTGCAAAG
- a CDS encoding DNA repair protein Rad4 homologue, putative (Similar to S. cerevisiae RAD4;~In S. cerevisiae: protein that recognizes and binds damaged DNA (with Rad23p) during nucleotide excision repair; subunit of Nuclear Excision Repair Factor 2 (NEF2); homolog of human XPC protein) — translation MSDQHPSLHHRKLLHDINITEESSSRKRRGFTKPETIPADDTSESEEFEDVDLNIVDDSDEFETIDLENIPKETGNDTLVIQIENPNKEEKTHKNLISREERHRRVLLHKMYLIMMLVHGSIRNLWCNNKEIGNSLRLSCVTPQITQLLENNTTASDQVKSRRLLDGLKKLMTIFSAKFRIISQGIIRKDWDELELSQKSDIVSKRTFRKLACNFRGSKDVAAQTFVTLLRGLGLNARLVFSLQPPDYTKITYGPNPGGHDKTTSESSTPKRKTKNLDFQDSEYPVFWVEVWNKYTRQWVSIDPIVMRLIEVCPKRKKSAFEPPPTDERNQLTYVVAFDKFGRVRDVTRRYSYNYNAKTIRKRIEFRSREDKSWYLKVLRYCDFKKSQNVPDIYEQKEFYDRDLAEGMPNNIQAFKNHPLYALEFQLRQDEVIFPKDDTSKCGTFRSKNSSKVFQVYKRSCVHRLRSAKAWYMRGRQLKVGAIPLKSKEEDVRLYAEFQTQLYLPPPVTNGIVPKNQYGNIDVYTKTMLPENSVLIECDENLSMKVLQNAASILDIDYAKAIVSFNFKGKKKKHSITAREGGIVIAKEYEEAMQLTIDNLIEQEEEDQRVLSEANALRNWKYFLLKLRLEDRLNKSHGVVLGTSGADVSTSINEEPDEGGFIVSDTEREEGGFIVSEAETEAGGFVVSDEEPEDYSINVTSDEYSDIDFEYESD, via the coding sequence ATGAGCGATCAACATCCGAGTTTGCACCATCGGAAGCTATTACATGACATCAATATAACAGAAGAACTGTCACTGAGAAAGAGAAGGGGATTTACGAAACCAGAAACAATTCCAGCGGATGATACCTCGGAGTCAGAGGAATTCGAAGACGTGGATTTGAACATAGTTGATGACTCCGATGAGTTTGAAACGATTGACCTTGAAAATATTCCAAAGGAAACAGGGAATGATACATTGGTTATACAAATAGAGAACCCCAATAAAGAGGAAAAGACCCACAAGAACTTGATAAGCCGTGAAGAACGACATCGACGTGTCCTCCTTCATAAAATGTACTTGATCATGATGTTGGTACATGGAAGTATTAGAAATTTGTGGTGCAATAACAAGGAAATAGGAAATAGCTTGAGATTATCTTGTGTGACTCCCCAGATTACACAGTTATTAGAGAATAACACAACTGCTCTGGACCAAGTCAAGTCACGAAGGTTACTTGATggattgaagaaattgatgacGATATTTCTGGCTAAATTTAGGATCATCTCACAGGGAATTATAAGAAAGGATTGGGATGAGCTTGAATTGTCTCAGAAGTCGGATATTGTTAGTAAAAGAACTTTTAGGAAGTTGGCTTGTAATTTTAGAGGAAGCAAAGATGTTGCAGCACAAACATTTGTAACTCTTTTGCGGGGGTTAGGTTTGAATGCCAGATTAGTGTTTTCATTACAGCCACCAGATTATACAAAAATTACTTATGGACCTAACCCAGGTGGTCACGATAAAACTACCAGCGAATCGAGTAcaccaaaaagaaaaacaaagaacCTCGATTTCCAAGATTCTGAATACCCAGTATTTTGGGTCGAAGTTTGGAATAAATATACCCGACAATGGGTAAGTATAGATCCTATTGTTATGAGACTAATTGAAGTATGTCCCAAGAGAAAGAAGTCGGCTTTTGAGCCGCCTCCTACTGATGAGCGAAATCAGTTAACATATGTTGTGgcttttgataaatttggaCGCGTCAGAGATGTGACTAGAAGGTACAGCTATAATTACAATGCCAAAACCATCCGTAAAAGAATTGAGTTCAGGTCAAGGGAAGATAAATCTTGGTATTTAAAGGTTCTACGCTATTGTGATTTCAAAAAGTCTCAAAATGTACCTGACATTTATGAACAGAAGGAATTTTATGATCGTGACTTGGCCGAAGGTATGCCCAATAATATACAAGCATTCAAGAATCATCCATTGTATGCGTTGGAATTTCAACTAAGACAAGATGAAGTCATATTCCCCAAGGACGATACTAGCAAGTGTGGAACTTTTAGATCCAAAAACTCTTCTAAAGTATTCCAAGTTTACAAAAGATCATGTGTGCATCGGTTGAGATCAGCAAAAGCCTGGTATATGAGAGGAAGGCAACTAAAAGTTGGGGCCATTCCTTTGAAATcgaaagaagaagacgtGCGTTTATATGCCGAGTTTCAAACACAGTTGTACTTACCTCCACCTGTGACTAATGGTATTGTCCCTAAAAACCAATATGGAAATATAGATGTTTACACGAAAACAATGCTACCAGAGAATTCTGTTTTGATAGAGTGTGATGAAAACCTTTCCATGAAGGTGCTCCAGAATGCAGCTAGTATCTTGGATATTGATTATGCTAAAGCGATTGTTTCCTTTAATTTTAAAgggaaaaagaagaagcatAGCATAACTGCCCGAGAAGGAGGCATAGTTATTGCAAAAGAATATGAGGAGGCGATGCAACTCACAATCGACAACCTtattgaacaagaagaagaggacCAACGGGTATTATCGGAAGCAAATGCATtaagaaattggaaataCTTTTTGTTGAAGTTGAGGTTAGAGGATCGTTTGAATAAATCACACGGTGTAGTTTTAGGTACGCTGGGTGCTGATGTACTGACCTCAATAAATGAAGAACCAGACGAGGGTGGTTTCATTGTTTCAGATACAGAACGAGAAGAAGGTGGTTTTATTGTTTCTGAGGCCGAAACAGAGGCCGGTggatttgttgtttctgaTGAGGAACCAGAAGATTATTCCATAAATGTTACTAGTGACGAATATTCGGATATAGATTTTGAATACGAAAGTGATTAA
- a CDS encoding ARP2/3 complex subunit, putative (Similar to S. cerevisiae ARC18;~In S. cerevisiae: required for the motility and integrity of cortical actin patches), producing MMLTQALLQKCRLYIPNRSLSLKTLRHKSLFAHKSIGRIPTTLYNHLTRFNQKSITIQPRMEYLPICHKLAHQNASVNTEVKLKNSPEKLKLMLETVTFHLLSIVDGSTKSITFFENLQNHFNKEPANLETDVEYFCMSTGAVPNKIHVPLCCFLLLSSQMKSNYSAEHLVKWIKSISSKSVIESYSFLHNLEEVPAFVLFDLMLRNPQFKEEFLLQKDIWLHNLKPFALQRIGQTFILKSIIDNLVYYGIMFESDALAETLKTTLDFFKSSRTGVNVDLGDDFINELIWGTALYSFRYSDIKPVSIANVQELLVTYLSSVEKLSFKAYMGITLVVSKVSRERGEKLYQIAESKFLNKETTSKEMVAYYMTQLYLAKSPEDLVHTFNVAIKKYELSSKLWLVFIRKMSSFDLLDETRASRILKKMVSTNVNITSDIVTELSKSVVDLSVLEGMTQMVSTDKARFFLTRYIQLLNIYDGSLSQVELPWDKEFDKSSAYKGFSSIADYTRYLCTLLPTTSIHQISLLLESEAKRNPQNTFQVYKKELLDKALSPNKKCLGVLLEVAYDHGDFEAWDRYRGPQVAIREFQRHIKTTKTGIEPNEWLWGKYIKLLSKYDYISELSKIMKWWDDLKFEPSKGLLVLLLSSLPREFSERHIKHHEKLQSKRDWPWPSIEEFNAFTVNRDTMK from the coding sequence ATGATGTTAACACAAGCACTACTACAAAAATGTCGACTATATATACCCAACAGAAGCTTGTCATTGAAGACGCTACGACATAAATCATTGTTTGCccataaatcaattggaagAATACCGACAACATTATACAACCATTTAACAAGGTtcaatcaaaaatcaataaccaTCCAACCTAGAATGGAATACCTCCCAATTTGTCATAAACTAGCCCACCAAAATGCTAGCGTAAATACAGAAGtcaaattaaagaattcaccagaaaaattgaaactcATGTTGGAAACAGTCACATTTCATTTGCTTTCAATAGTGGATGGATCAACGAAATCAATTActttttttgaaaaccttcaaaatcattttaaCAAAGAGCCTGCAAATTTGGAAACTGATGTGGAATATTTTTGTATGCTGACAGGAGCAGTCCCCAATAAGATCCATGTTCCCTTatgttgttttcttttattgtCATCACAGATGAAAAGCAATTATAGTGCTGAGCATCTCGTGAAATggataaaatcaattctgTCAAAATCAGTTATTGAAAGCTACTCGTTTCTACATAATTTGGAGGAAGTGCCAGCAtttgtattatttgatCTAATGTTAAGAAATCCACAGTTTAAGGAAGAGTTTTTGCTTCAAAAGGATATATGGCTACATAACTTGAAACCATTTGCACTACAGCGGATAGGCCAAAcatttattttaaaatcGATCATTGACAACTTGGTTTACTATGGCATTATGTTTGAACTGGATGCTTTGGCAGAAACACTAAAAACCACCTTGgactttttcaaatcatcgAGAACTGGGGTAAATGTGGATTTAGGTGATGATTttataaatgaattgatttggGGTACTGCTTTATACTCATTTAGATATAGCGATATTAAGCCGGTGTCTATTGCCAATGTTCAAGAACTTCTAGTGACATACCTTAGTCTGGTGGAGAAACTATCATTTAAAGCATACATGGGAATTACCTTGGTGGTGTCAAAAGTATCTCGAGAGAGGGGCGAAAAGCTTTATCAAATTGCAGAGAGCAAATTCCTTAACAAAGAAACTACTCTGAAAGAAATGGTAGCCTATTATATGACACAATTATACCTTGCAAAGTCTCCAGAAGACTTGGTTCATACATTCAATGTTGCTATCAAGAAATACGAGTTGTCTTCCAAGCTATGGCTAGTTTTCATTAGAAAAATGAGTTCATTTGATTTACTCGATGAGACGAGGGCCAGTAGgattttaaagaaaatggtTCTGACAAATGTGAATATCACTAGTGACATTGTTACCGAACTTTCAAAGTCTGTGGTTGATTTGTCCGTTCTTGAAGGGATGACTCAAATGGTTAGTACTGACAAGGCAAGATTCTTTTTGACAAGGTacattcaattgttgaacATATACGATGGTAGTCTCTCCCAAGTGGAGTTGCCATGGGACAAggaatttgataaatcGAGCGCTTACAAAGGATTTTCTAGCATAGCAGATTATACACGTTATCTATGTACATTACTCCCCACTACGTCTATTCATCAAATTAGTCTACTTTTGGAAAGCGAAGCAAAAAGAAACCCACAAAATACATTCCAGGTTTATAAAAAAGAACTCTTAGACAAAGCATTGTCTCCGAATAAAAAATGTTTAGGTGTCTTGTTAGAAGTGGCATATGATCATGGTGATTTTGAGGCGTGGGATAGATACAGAGGTCCACAGGTGGCAATTCGTGAATTTCAGCGCCATATCAAGACGACAAAAACGGGAATAGAGCCGAACGAATGGTTATGGGGCAAGTATATCAAATTGCTCCTGAAATACGATTACATTTCAGAATTATctaaaataatgaaatggTGGGATGACTTGAAGTTTGAGCCGAGTAAGGGACTACTcgtgttattattatcgtCGTTGCCACGTGAATTTTCAGAAAGACACATAAAGCATCACGAAAAGTTGCAACTGAAAAGAGATTGGCCATGGCCAAGTATAGAAGAGTTTAACGCATTTACTGTAAATAGAGATACAATGAAATAA
- a CDS encoding uncharacterized membrane protein ydr090c homologue, putative: MANAIAENVLGTIGTVLWCIQLIPQVVRNYRAKNCEGLPPLMMFLWAASGVPFSIYFIATDGSIPLRIQPQLFTLFCTISWIQTLYYPPKKVSRTKLITFVGSFIAISVGLEVGFILWLRPLYRRGIEWPMLIIGIVASVLLAIGLIPPYFELAKRQGRVVGINFVFLTLDSLGALFSLLSIVVGTMDIMSMVLYAIVLALEVGIFASHFIWWLRIGRNSDNESLDVQIHHETHSNEEEKSNVVVV; the protein is encoded by the coding sequence ATGGCAAACGCAATAGCTGAGAATGTTTTGGGTACTATAGGTACCGTGTTATGGTGTATTCAGCTTATTCCACAAGTTGTTAGAAACTATAGAGCAAAGAACTGCGAAGGTCTACCCCCATTGATGATGTTTTTATGGGCTGCCAGTGGAGTTCCCTTTTCCATATACTTTATTGCTACAGATGGATCTATCCCGTTACGAATTCAACCCCAGTTATTTACTTTGTTTTGCACAATATCTTGGATCCAAACCTTGTATTACCCCCCTAAAAAAGTTTCGAGGACAAAATTGATTACGTTTGTTGGATCTTTTATTGCAATTTCAGTAGGTTTGGAAGTTGGATTCATCTTATGGTTGAGACCTTTGTATAGAAGAGGAATTGAATGGCCCATGTTAATTATTGGGATAGTGGCATCCGTTTTATTGGCTATTGGATTAATCCCCCCATATTTTGAGTTAGCAAAACGTCAAGGACGAGTCGTTGGTATTAATTTCGTATTCCTTACATTAGACTCATTAGGTGCcttgttttcattgttgagtattgttgttggaacAATGGATATTATGAGTATGGTGTTGTATGCGATTGTGTTGGCTCTAGAGGTGGGTATTTTCGCCAGTCATTTCATTTGGTGGTTGAGAATAGGGAGAAATTCAGACAACGAGTCATTAGATGTACAGATACATCACGAGACACATAGCAATGAAGAGGAGAAAAGCAACGTGGTCGTTGTATAA